The Syngnathus scovelli strain Florida chromosome 17, RoL_Ssco_1.2, whole genome shotgun sequence sequence ACCAGACTGGCAcatctacacacacaaacatgcaaggATGGAACTAGGCCCATCAGGCTgccattttctttttactttgacatgaagagttgaaaggtaCTTACCATTTAATGTTATTTCAAAAGCTCCCGTGGACATCAACTGATTTTCTATCATGTTGCTGAGAAAGAACACCATCATGCACGCGTATATCTGAAAGAAATGTTGAAATGCAACAGGATTGAGCTAAAGCGAAGATGACCAACTCACAACAGTCATCGTTCTTTCTGAGCATCTGACACAAAATGGCCATAAAATGTTTGCTCTTGGCGATTGAAACCCCAGGGGGCTTCAAGTGCACTCAGCATGCAAGGCGTTCGTTCTTCAGCCCACACCCTTGAGGATGTTCACCAACTAAAtaaagtcacaaaaaaaaacagcctggaCCACATCGGTGTACCTTATTcccctggccccactcccagACCCCCGGAGTTTGCACGCCCAAGAGAGCAAAGGGATCCTTGCCAATAATGATCAGGCCGATCACCAGCAGTTTGAAGATAGATAGGAAGGAAGCAATGTGCCTGGGGGGAGGACAACAAACACAATACTTCAAAACTTGCTTTTAAAGTCAGCCACGCGTTCAATTCCCTTTGTGCTATATTGATGCATGTGACTCTGATCGCTCTTGATAACACACTGAAGCCACATGGACAGACAATTAGATCATTTGTTAAGATTAAAcagtttgctttttttcccctctctagTAAGCAgtcggtgaaaaaaaaaagtactaatTTGGAACTGGATAAATGATCAATTCCGCAGCAAAAAGCCTGCTTGTAAAATGAGGCACCTTTCATGAAAATGTGCTCATCTGGCAATAACACGGGTTATACAGACTGTTTTACAAACCGCCCGTGACTTGTCAGATAATCTTACCGATAAGCAGGTACAGGAAGGAAATTCTCCCCCTCGATGCGGATGTCTGGGTACCGCTGGTACAAGACCTGCGTGTACTCCTCAAACACCCGCTTGTACCCTCAGGAGATGCTGCAAGGACACAAACACAATGCACTTTTACAaacggacatttttttttttcaactttaacCTGGGACTCTCACAGAGCTAACTTCTCTGGAGATCATTTGAAGTGCTTTATACAGCTTACAAATATCTGCAGTACAAATAGGGGATTTAGAACACGTTTAACGTGACCTAATGATTTCAGTTTTTTCGATCACTCTTTCCCAGCCATTAAAAAAAGCTTCAGGTACGTAGGCATTCGTTAGACGTCGCTACGCCGTCGTAATCCGAGGTGGTCCATGCAAACACTTGCAACGAGCATCAACTAGAATTGACATAAGTACAAAAAAATACTAGCCTCGAATTAGGAAGCTCGAACGGGAAACTATTCGTTTGGTGAATGTCACTCGAAGATGCACAGTTTAAATGACGCATGAGCTCACGAACGGTTAGCCTTAGCTTCCTACGTTATGCTAGCTGCTCGCGATGACTCGCCACATTTGGTCTCGTTTACCAAATCTGGAACTTGAGTAAGGGCCCCGCGGCGAACTGCATTTTCATCTTCTTCACGCCATTGCTGTCCCTGGACGCGGCGAGACACAGCGACAAGACCCCGAGGGCGAGGAAGGAGAAGCGAAGCCACTTGATCGCCATCAttcttttcctttcctttccggtTGTTGTGTCGCCCCTCTGCCCGAATTCGAGTGAGTGACAGCTCAATCGGATAAGCTCATTGGCCTATTAGGAGGATTTCATCTTCTTCGCTAACGATTCAGTACCGTTATTG is a genomic window containing:
- the selenot1a gene encoding thioredoxin reductase-like selenoprotein T1a; protein product: MMAIKWLRFSFLALGVLSLCLAASRDSNGVKKMKMQFAAGPLLKFQICISUGYKRVFEEYTQVLYQRYPDIRIEGENFLPVPAYRHIASFLSIFKLLVIGLIIIGKDPFALLGVQTPGVWEWGQGNKIYACMMVFFLSNMIENQLMSTGAFEITLNDVPVWSKLESGHLPSMQQLVQILDNEMKMNVHMNTKPLHHS